The Chitinophaga lutea genome contains the following window.
GAATAGCCGCGATGGTCTTTTTGCCCGCCGCCGTGAAAACGGACAGCATTCCTTCCATAAACCCGAACTCACACACGAACAGGCCCTCCGGCATTTTCAGCGCCTGCACCGGCCGGTAGAGGCTGTCGCACAGCAGGCGGCGGCTCACGATCTTCCGCTGCCGGATAACGATCTCTTCCACGCTGCCGTTCCTGTTCAATCCGCCGGGGTTGATCTGGCCGATGTTCGTGAGCAGGTAACGGCCTTCGCCGAGCGGGGCAACGTCTGCCACGGAAGTATGCAACAGGCTGTCTGCCTGCTGCAGCTGCGGATCGAAAATGCGCAATACGCCGCTGTGTATGTCCGACTGGAAAAGGATTTGTGCTGCTTCGTCGAAATAGATGCAGGCCGTGAACGACGTGGCTCTTTTGTCCGGGAGGCGCAACGCGAATCCGGCGGCGGGCCTCACTTTTTCCGGCGAAGGTTCCGGCAGCTGATCCGGCGCCTGGCGCAGGTACCAGGCCACGATCTTTTTCCATTCATCCAGCGGAATAGCGGTGCGTACACCCGCGATCACGGGGTCGCGCAGATGCGCCAGCTGTGGCGGGAGCATTTTGTATTCGCCGCTGCGGTCTGTATAAATATCCGCGAAAGCGCCCATGGCGGGCAATACGCTGTTTTTCCATACCGCTTTCGGCAGCAGCGCGGGGGCAGGGAACGCGTGGCAGGCGGCGCAGTATTTCCGGGCCGCAGCTTCGCCGTCGCTCCTCCTTTCCGCACATCCCGCGAGTGCCAGAAAAAAAATGAGCCTGACGATGGTCAGGCTCATGCGGGTATGTTTAGTAATCTTCATTTTGTTTTACAACGCCTTTGGTTTCATTGATCACCTTCCTCGGCAGCGGGTGGAGTACGTAGCCCGGTTTGGTGAAAACGGAGCCTTCGTCTTTCGCACGCTGGATGAAGGTGCCCCACCGGATCATGTCTTCCCTGCGGGCGCCTTCGCACCATAATTCAAACAGCCGCTCGTCCATGAGTTTTTTCCTGAACGCATCTTTGTCGAACTGGCCCAGCGTGTACGTGGGCACGCCGGCGCGGGTACGTACGGCGTTGAGCAGGTTGTAGGCTTCCTGTACGGGGCCCTGGTCTTCGTTGATGGCTTCAGCCGCCAGCAGCATGGCATCCGCGTAACGCCACACCACAATGTCGGTGCCCTGCGTTTCGCTGATGGCGCCCGGGTCGGGGCCGTATTTCATGGGAATGGCGCCGATGTAGTTGTTCGCACGGGCGTCGAAGGTGGCGCCGCCGTTGGTCGGCCATTTGGCCAGCAGCACGCTCAGGCGTTTATCGTTCTGGTCAAAGCGGTCGTATGTTTTCCAGGGCATCTTGTAGCCACCCCACTGCGTAATGGAAAGGCCGCCGGGGTCAACGTAGTTGCCGGGCATGCACATGGCGAGCCAGAGGTTGCTATTGTCCGCGTCGAACCGGCAGGGAATCGCCAGCAGTACTTCCAGGGTATTCCCCTTGTTGGAATACTTGAAAATATCGGCGTAATTCTTCTGCAGGTCGTGGCCGTACGTTTTGAGAACGTTGAACTGGTTGATGGTTTCCTTCCAGTTTTTTTCATGCATGTACAGCTTTATCAGGCCCATCAGGCAGGCGTCTTTCGTAAACCGGCCATAGTCTGCGGCCGCCAGTTCGCTGGCTTTGGGCAGCACGGCCAGGGCTTCTTTGTAATCCTTTTCGATCTGGGCTACCATCCATTGTTTGTCCGGGCGGGGAATCGGCGCCGCGGCGGGGTTGGAAGCCTCCTTCGCGTCTATGCGGATAGGCACGGGCCCATAAAAGTTATACAGTATCCAGGAGTAATGCGCGCGTAATGCTTTCAGTTCCGCGAGGTAACGGTTTCTGAGCGTTTCGTCCATCTTGACCGTCGGGATTTTCTCCAGGTTGAGGGTGATCTCGGAAACCATGGGCATCAGGCCGTTGTAGTGGTTCAGCAGCTGGGAAAAGTCTTCGGAGAAATTCAGCTGGTTGAATTTCCGCCAGCCGTCCCAGCCCCAGGAACAGACGAGCTCGTCCGTCATAAAACTGCTTTGCGCCACCCAGCCTTCGTTGGCGCCTCCCCAGCCGCCGCCGTAGTGGCCCCGGTTCAGCATCCCGCCGTACATGCCGGTAACAGCCGCTTTTACGTCTTCCGCATTGAGGTAAAACGTGGATGAAGAGAACTTGTCGTATGTTTTTTCCTCCAGTGCTTTTTCGCAGGAAGTATATCCCAGGATGCAGGCGAGCAGCACGGGTATCAGTTTATTGTATGGTTGCTTGCGTCTCATTTTCATGGATTTAAATTGAACAGATCGGCTAGAATTTAGCGTTCAGGCCAATGGTGAAGGAACGTGACATCGGGTATGCGAGATAGTTCTGCAATTCCGGATCGATGCCCCTGTACTTTGTGATGATAAAGGGATTCTGCACATTCGCATACAGCCGCAGCCCGGTGAGCACGGATTGTTTGCTGATCAGCCCGTGGCCGACAGTATACCCCAGTGTGATATCGCGGCAGCGAAGGAAACTCCCGTTCTCCAGCCAGTAATCGGAATCGCTTGCGTAGCTGCCGTAAGGATCGTTCAGGCCGGTGGGATATTTTGCCGTCGTATTGTCGTACGACCAGCGTTCCTTCACAACGCTCAACACATTCCATCCGAACTGCCCGAGCTGGGCATAGGTGCTGAAGGAAGACGCAAGGTCGGAGTTGTATTTTTTCTGTATATACCCGTACATGAAGATGCCGAGGTCAAAATTCCTGTAGCTGAAAGTGTTGTTGAAACCAAAACTGTAACGGGGCCCGTTGATGCCCAGCAATATGCGGTCTGCGGATGAAATCCTGCCGTCCGGTTTGCCCGTGAGGTTCCCGTTGGTGTCGTACCCGTTCAGGTCTTTTACCATGATGCCGCCGGGTAATATGCCCGGCATGTGTGCAGGCGCCGCTTTTCCTCCCTGGAAAATACCGTCGCTGACATACCCGTAAATGGCATTGAACGGCCCGTCGGGCGCTTCATATTTCGGCAGGGTCTG
Protein-coding sequences here:
- a CDS encoding FG-GAP repeat domain-containing protein, which produces MKITKHTRMSLTIVRLIFFLALAGCAERRSDGEAAARKYCAACHAFPAPALLPKAVWKNSVLPAMGAFADIYTDRSGEYKMLPPQLAHLRDPVIAGVRTAIPLDEWKKIVAWYLRQAPDQLPEPSPEKVRPAAGFALRLPDKRATSFTACIYFDEAAQILFQSDIHSGVLRIFDPQLQQADSLLHTSVADVAPLGEGRYLLTNIGQINPGGLNRNGSVEEIVIRQRKIVSRRLLCDSLYRPVQALKMPEGLFVCEFGFMEGMLSVFTAAGKKTIAAIPGAIRMYAEDVNHDGRTDIVAMFAQGKECITAFINEGNGRFRQQDLLTFPPSYGSSYFQLADMDADGRKDIVYTCGDNADQSPVFKPYHGVYVFRNTGAGYRQVYFRHLDGCYRAIPADLNCDGQTDLAVISFFADFERKPVQALVYLLQRQAWQFDVYADEQVAAMGRWVCMDVKDVNGDGRPDILAGNMAAKPGNNTLLMNRWLQGPEFIIWENRF
- a CDS encoding RagB/SusD family nutrient uptake outer membrane protein; translated protein: MRRKQPYNKLIPVLLACILGYTSCEKALEEKTYDKFSSSTFYLNAEDVKAAVTGMYGGMLNRGHYGGGWGGANEGWVAQSSFMTDELVCSWGWDGWRKFNQLNFSEDFSQLLNHYNGLMPMVSEITLNLEKIPTVKMDETLRNRYLAELKALRAHYSWILYNFYGPVPIRIDAKEASNPAAAPIPRPDKQWMVAQIEKDYKEALAVLPKASELAAADYGRFTKDACLMGLIKLYMHEKNWKETINQFNVLKTYGHDLQKNYADIFKYSNKGNTLEVLLAIPCRFDADNSNLWLAMCMPGNYVDPGGLSITQWGGYKMPWKTYDRFDQNDKRLSVLLAKWPTNGGATFDARANNYIGAIPMKYGPDPGAISETQGTDIVVWRYADAMLLAAEAINEDQGPVQEAYNLLNAVRTRAGVPTYTLGQFDKDAFRKKLMDERLFELWCEGARREDMIRWGTFIQRAKDEGSVFTKPGYVLHPLPRKVINETKGVVKQNEDY